A single window of Usitatibacter rugosus DNA harbors:
- a CDS encoding sensor domain-containing phosphodiesterase, with product MNRAHDQAALRVQTQQATLFALLKSGIPTALAADAWKALTEATARTLSVQRASIWLLDDKRDRLMLQDLYDVKTGRHTKGLTLEAQQYPSYFHALRWSRAIVAPDAATDPHTKEFANGYLEPLDIVSMLDAGIWRGGAARGVVCLESVGERRDWFADEQQFTGSIADLAVSVLDNEALRAAHAKLDESETLFSRALRSSPDWISVVRMDDGVILHVNDAFERESGYAAAEVVGRPTVEVGLWADPKQRSGWIERIRTEGLVREYEVEFLTKAGERRTFLLSGHRVEIGGEQCVVTSSRDISELKRRERLVADIARGVGAAIGESFFRSLVDHLAGALEADLAFVGELGRPETGTVRSIATSDHGKPRDDFEYPLDGSPCETILAHGVCAYPSGVAVRFPHDRALSENNIEAYVGAPLIDASGKPLGLIAVLFKRPLADVALAENLLKIFAARASAEMERRQQLRSLEHQARHDPLTGLGNRVRLREMLEAGMGANAAAGRRGALLLLDLDRFKEINDTLGHHVGDTLLIRLSRRLEREMRTGWGGQVARLGGDEFAVWIEHLDRDATAEIAAARALAAITAPLEIEGYRLEVGASIGIAIAPDHADSPSGLLRCADVAMYEAKRHGSGFVVYEATQDPYSVERLGLLTELGGAMGRGEMRVHYQPRRNLLNGELSGFEALARWEHPRLGLLGPGRFVPLAELSDVIRPLTLWVLGTALKQRCAWNKGGVMAVNLSARHLMDDSCPEQIARVISESGAEPSMLELEITESSLIGDPDRAQAILERICNLGVCIAIDDFGTGYSSLSHLKRLPLHKLKIDVSFVRQMLASPADGAIVDSTIGLAHQLGLSVAAEGIEDAATLDALRVHGCDEGQGYFIGYPMPAADATAWMASH from the coding sequence ATGAACCGAGCCCACGACCAAGCGGCGCTGCGGGTCCAGACACAGCAGGCGACCCTGTTCGCGCTGCTGAAGAGCGGCATTCCGACGGCGCTGGCCGCCGATGCGTGGAAGGCGCTCACCGAGGCCACGGCGCGCACGCTCTCCGTGCAGCGTGCCTCGATCTGGCTGCTGGACGACAAGCGCGACCGGCTGATGCTCCAGGACCTCTACGACGTGAAGACCGGGCGCCACACCAAGGGCCTCACGCTGGAGGCCCAGCAATACCCCTCGTACTTCCACGCGCTGCGCTGGAGCCGCGCGATCGTGGCGCCGGATGCCGCGACGGATCCGCACACGAAGGAGTTCGCCAACGGCTATCTCGAGCCGCTCGACATCGTGTCGATGCTGGACGCCGGCATCTGGCGGGGCGGCGCCGCGCGCGGTGTCGTGTGCCTCGAATCCGTCGGAGAGCGACGCGACTGGTTCGCCGACGAGCAGCAGTTCACGGGATCGATCGCCGATCTCGCCGTGTCGGTGCTGGACAACGAGGCGCTGCGCGCCGCGCACGCCAAGCTCGACGAGTCCGAGACGCTCTTCTCGCGCGCGCTCCGCTCCAGCCCGGACTGGATCTCCGTCGTGCGCATGGACGACGGCGTGATCCTCCACGTGAACGACGCCTTCGAGCGCGAATCGGGTTACGCCGCCGCCGAAGTGGTGGGCCGCCCGACCGTCGAGGTCGGCCTGTGGGCGGACCCCAAGCAGCGCTCGGGCTGGATCGAGCGCATCCGCACCGAAGGCCTCGTGCGCGAGTACGAGGTCGAGTTCCTCACGAAGGCGGGCGAGCGCCGGACCTTCCTGCTCTCCGGCCACCGCGTGGAGATCGGCGGGGAGCAATGCGTCGTCACGAGCAGCCGCGACATCTCCGAGCTGAAGCGCCGCGAGCGCCTGGTGGCCGACATCGCGCGCGGCGTCGGTGCGGCGATCGGCGAGTCGTTCTTTCGCTCGCTGGTGGACCATCTCGCCGGGGCCCTGGAAGCGGACCTGGCCTTCGTGGGCGAGCTCGGCCGTCCGGAGACGGGCACGGTGCGCAGCATCGCGACGAGCGACCACGGCAAGCCGAGGGACGACTTCGAATATCCGCTCGACGGGTCGCCGTGCGAGACGATCCTGGCGCACGGCGTGTGCGCCTATCCGAGCGGCGTGGCCGTGCGGTTTCCGCACGACCGCGCCCTCAGCGAGAACAACATCGAGGCCTATGTCGGCGCCCCGCTCATCGACGCGAGCGGCAAGCCCCTGGGCCTCATCGCCGTGCTCTTCAAGCGGCCGCTCGCCGACGTGGCGCTCGCCGAGAACCTGCTCAAGATCTTCGCCGCGCGGGCCTCGGCGGAGATGGAACGCCGGCAGCAGCTGCGCTCGCTCGAGCACCAGGCGCGGCACGATCCGCTCACCGGCCTGGGCAATCGCGTGCGGCTGCGCGAGATGCTGGAGGCGGGAATGGGCGCGAACGCGGCGGCCGGGCGGCGCGGTGCGTTGCTGCTGCTGGACCTGGACCGCTTCAAGGAGATCAACGACACCCTTGGCCATCACGTGGGCGATACGCTGCTGATCCGACTATCCCGCCGGCTCGAGCGCGAGATGCGCACCGGCTGGGGCGGCCAGGTGGCGCGCCTCGGCGGCGACGAGTTCGCGGTGTGGATCGAGCACCTGGATCGCGATGCGACGGCGGAGATCGCCGCCGCCCGGGCGCTCGCCGCGATCACGGCACCGCTGGAGATCGAAGGCTACCGCCTCGAAGTCGGTGCGAGCATCGGCATCGCGATCGCCCCCGACCATGCGGACTCGCCGAGCGGCCTTCTGCGCTGCGCCGACGTGGCCATGTACGAAGCGAAGCGTCACGGCTCGGGCTTCGTGGTGTACGAGGCGACGCAGGATCCGTATTCCGTCGAGCGCCTGGGGCTCCTCACCGAGCTGGGCGGCGCGATGGGCCGCGGCGAGATGCGCGTGCACTACCAGCCCCGCCGCAACCTCCTGAACGGCGAGCTCTCCGGATTCGAGGCGCTGGCGCGTTGGGAGCATCCACGCCTGGGCCTGCTCGGGCCGGGACGGTTCGTGCCGCTCGCCGAGCTCTCCGACGTGATCCGCCCGCTCACGCTGTGGGTGCTGGGGACCGCGTTGAAGCAGCGCTGCGCCTGGAACAAGGGCGGAGTGATGGCCGTGAACCTCTCCGCGCGCCACCTGATGGACGACAGCTGCCCGGAGCAGATCGCCCGCGTGATCTCGGAGAGCGGCGCGGAGCCTTCGATGCTGGAGCTCGAGATCACCGAGAGCAGCCTGATCGGCGATCCCGATCGCGCGCAGGCCATCCTCGAGCGCATCTGCAACCTCGGCGTGTGCATCGCGATCGACGACTTCGGCACCGGCTACTCGTCGCTCTCGCACCTGAAGCGCCTGCCGCTGCACAAGCTCAAGATCGACGTGTCGTTCGTGCGGCAGATGCTCGCCAGCCCCGCGGACGGCGCGATCGTCGACAGCACCATCGGCCTCGCCCACCAGCTCGGCCTCTCGGTCGCCGCCGAGGGGATCGAGGATGCCGCGACGCTCGACGCGCTCCGTGTGCACGGCTGCGACGAGGGGCAGGGGTATTTCATCGGTTACCCCATGCCCGCGGCGGATGCCACTGCGTGGATGGCTTCTCACTGA
- the ptsP gene encoding phosphoenolpyruvate--protein phosphotransferase — MDAKASSVCFTMHGIGVSSGIAIGHAHLFLGMSTEVDHYEVPPGEILREQRRYDRAVKEVRDELKELASSVRHSAAAELAPFVNVHLMLLDDSAFTEAPRELIRERHCNAEWALRIQLDELSAQFDEIEDPYLREREEDVRQVAERVLEALAGTKRRIVAKPVRGEDSPILVARDLSPADVILFRQHPFAAFVTDLGGATSHTAIIARSMGMPAIVALHHGRSMIREDELIIVDGTQGVVIVNPDKHVLAEYRLKQNEARLDKEKLKRLRTAPAATLDGTTVQLFANIELPSDVEPVRASGATGVGLFRSEFLFMNRRGLPDEEEQFEAYKEVVEGMKGMPVTIRTLDSGADKAIDGQEITTINPALGLRAIRYCLAEPHIFNVQLRAILRASRFGKVMILIPMLSTWAEITQALLAVAAAKEQLKTEGVKFDEYVPVGGMIEVPAAAIALPMFIRKLDFLSIGTNDLIQYTLAIDRADDAVAHLYDPLHPAILNLLAGVIRTAQQHEKPVAVCGEMAGDVDLTRLLLGFGLRNFSMHPAHVLTVKQRVLSTSLPDIAPFVARILKTDEPERLQALMEKLNA; from the coding sequence GAGAGATCCTGCGCGAGCAGCGCCGCTACGACCGGGCCGTCAAGGAGGTCCGCGACGAGCTGAAGGAGCTCGCGTCGAGCGTGCGACATAGCGCGGCGGCGGAGCTGGCGCCGTTCGTGAACGTGCACCTGATGCTGCTCGACGATTCCGCGTTCACCGAGGCGCCGCGCGAGCTGATCCGCGAGCGCCACTGCAACGCGGAATGGGCGCTTCGCATCCAGCTGGACGAGCTCTCGGCGCAGTTCGACGAGATCGAGGACCCCTACCTGCGCGAGCGCGAGGAGGACGTGCGCCAGGTAGCCGAGCGCGTGCTCGAAGCCCTCGCCGGCACCAAGCGGCGCATCGTCGCGAAGCCGGTGCGCGGCGAGGACTCCCCCATCCTCGTGGCGCGCGACCTCTCGCCCGCCGACGTGATCCTCTTCCGCCAGCACCCGTTCGCCGCCTTCGTGACCGACCTGGGCGGCGCCACGTCGCACACCGCGATCATCGCGCGCTCGATGGGCATGCCGGCGATCGTCGCCCTGCACCACGGCCGCAGCATGATCCGCGAGGACGAGCTGATCATCGTCGACGGCACCCAGGGCGTGGTGATCGTCAACCCGGACAAGCACGTCCTGGCCGAGTACCGCCTGAAGCAGAACGAGGCGCGGCTCGACAAGGAAAAATTGAAGCGCCTGCGGACGGCGCCGGCCGCCACGCTGGACGGCACCACCGTGCAGCTCTTCGCCAACATCGAGCTACCCTCGGACGTCGAGCCGGTGCGCGCCTCCGGCGCCACGGGTGTCGGCCTCTTCCGCAGCGAATTCCTGTTCATGAACCGCCGCGGGCTCCCCGACGAGGAGGAGCAGTTCGAGGCCTACAAGGAGGTGGTCGAGGGCATGAAGGGCATGCCGGTCACCATCCGCACGCTGGACAGCGGCGCCGACAAGGCGATCGACGGCCAGGAGATCACGACGATCAACCCCGCGCTGGGCTTGCGCGCGATCCGCTACTGCCTCGCCGAGCCGCACATCTTCAACGTGCAACTGCGCGCGATCCTGCGCGCCTCGCGCTTCGGCAAGGTGATGATCCTCATCCCCATGCTCTCCACCTGGGCGGAGATCACGCAGGCGCTGCTCGCCGTGGCCGCGGCCAAGGAGCAGCTGAAGACCGAAGGCGTGAAGTTCGACGAGTACGTGCCGGTGGGCGGCATGATCGAGGTGCCGGCCGCGGCGATCGCGCTGCCGATGTTCATCCGCAAGCTCGACTTCCTGTCGATCGGCACGAACGACCTCATCCAGTACACGCTCGCCATCGACCGCGCCGACGACGCGGTGGCGCACCTCTACGACCCGCTGCATCCGGCGATCCTGAACCTGCTCGCGGGCGTGATCCGCACCGCGCAGCAGCATGAGAAGCCGGTGGCCGTCTGCGGCGAGATGGCCGGCGACGTGGACCTCACGCGCCTGCTGCTGGGCTTTGGCCTGCGCAACTTCTCGATGCATCCCGCGCACGTGCTCACGGTGAAGCAGCGCGTGCTCTCGACCAGCCTCCCCGACATCGCCCCTTTCGTCGCCCGCATCCTCAAGACGGACGAGCCCGAACGCCTGCAGGCCCTCATGGAGAAGCTGAACGCGTAG